gtctcacacaaatttttgccatcCTACTTTATATATTAACAGTTAAAGAATGTGTTTAATAGTTAAAAAGACACACAAAACCATGAATGCCAATGAGTCTTGTATGGGTTGGTCCACAAGGACCAGAGACCTTTGAAGGACTCGTATCCCCACAACTTGTTAAAACTTAAATATGTATCCAACCGATCCATACTCAGAAGTTTAACGGGTTTGCATATTGCtcactttttaaaatataaaaacatacaAATGtattatcaacatatatttattacacacatatatatatacatacaaaatGTACATGGATCAGAAGAAAAAATAGAGCCGTCAAAATGATATTAATAAATAGACGGATAGAGTTACGATTTTAATAGTCCGTTTGAAGGCAGGTTAAGGAGGGGGTTGGACAAACCCGCCAATATTTATTTcgtcaatttttatttatttattatttataataatttatgtacgattgatgtattttgaaattatttatgtttgatgatgatttttgaaatatttatattatttataacgATTTTATGTACGAtcgatgaattttaaaatatttgtattatttGTAGATTGTTTACGTATGATTATTTGTTCatcaatttttaaatatttatattatttaaaatgataaatgtatgattttttttttaaaatctttgatGGGTTGGCACCTAACCAGACCCATGGGTTGGGTTAGGGTTTTCCAAACTCTaagaaagtaaaaaaaatataataaaaaaatattaaaggaagataaaaataagaaaaaaaattgataaaaaaaataaaaaataacaaaagaagAATAAAGAGaaatacaaaattaaataatgggATACAtgttaattgtattattttataatatgatTAAACAAATTCAAACATTGAAGAACAATCCAAACCTATGTTAAAGGCTAATAgtctatatattatatttttcccCTTTGTGAAATTATTCATTCTGGCCCGGATTGGATGCTAAAGGACACCGTATAAAAAGAACGGTGCTGTCCGAAgcatcatcaataaatatacaTATTTTTTCCCGAAAGTTTCCATCattgatatttaatttcataatatatCACAAAATTACAGAGAATAGTATGAGATTTAACATTTTTGCATCAATTTATGTTGACTTAAATTTCATAATAATCAGAATTTAAAAATAGctatacatatatgtatatatgttatACTCGtctttcaattaatttttcttATATTTCATCGTCTCATCTGAAAGCAAAATCATATCTTATTGATTCGCgattatattattttcttctcgaaatatataaataaattattatagtATTATATGTATGCACGCCCATACTCCAACTACAGTTCTTGAATTCAATAGCAAAATGAATTTTTCCATGAATTGACTTTTCCTGGATTGAGTTTTGGTTAACTGAGTTTTCAAAATTTGGTTTTGATGTGATAACTTTTTTGCTTTCAATAGTATTTTATCGGAGTACTGATATGGTTATATAATTTAATGTTGATGTGACACTGAAAAATTATGACatgatattgaaaaatattaacGTGACATCATCCGAAATAATTGACTTGTGTGACGCCACATTAACCAAAATAATCGAAAATGAACCGTTACTGTCTCAAAATCAAACTTTGAAATTTGACGgatcaaaatctaaaattgtATAATTTAATTGGATCATATTCAAATTATAATGATATCTTATGCTTAACCAATAATATGAGAATGCTTCATATTCTTGAACTTTCGAAAACGTTTTCTTTATTGATTCTTGTTTCAGCAGCTTGTCCCATTTTGTAGATACACAAAGTGCTGGTCCCAAGTTTTCATGCTGGTCCCAAGTTTTCACAATCAAGGATGGCGATGTTATAATATATCGAGTGCGATGATGTGCAGTTTAAACTAACCTGGAGAGAATCTTGCTTTGCTCTATCTTGCAAATTAACTCGTTTCATAGTAAATAGTAATGCTGGCATTGTTGAGTTTTCTTGAGCTTGTTATGATGGAGATTTTTCGGAAATCATCTCGAAATTCTTGAGATAAATATACGGATGTGGGGTTGATCCGTTCGTTCGGTTTCAGAATCCGACGCTGCATGTGTTAATTTTTTGCTGTCACAAGTGATCAACGATGGCTGAGGTAAACCAATTTGATAAAGAAACAGAAAATGGACAAAACCAAACTCCAGGAACCACAGATATAAAACGAATCTCAAATAGCGGAAATGAGCAGATTGGAGACGTGAATAAAGTTCCATTCTATAAGCTATTCTCATTTGCAGACTCAGCAGATTATGCACTAATGGCCACTGGATTAGTCTCAGCTATGGGAAGTGGATTATGCCTGCCGCTCATGACGTTGTTATTTGGCGAATTAGCCAACTCATTCGGAAATAATGTAGGAACTCGAAGCGTCGCTCATGAAGTCTCCAAGGTATTATCATGTAATGCCATGCATATCTAGCAGCAgtaaattttacatttttctgAACACTAACATGATACTACACTGTCCCGTCTTTAGGTGTCCTTAAAGTTTGTGTATCTAGCCGTCGGATCTGGTATAGCTGCATTTTCCCGTAAGTAAATTTACAAATGGCTttcatttttagtatttaatgaaCATGGGAGCTCTAAATTTGCTTCTTGGCAGAGGTATCATGCTGGATGATCACAGGGGAAAGGCAGGCAGTTCGAATAAGAAATTTGTACCTCAGAGCCATTCTAAGGCAAGATATTGGATATTTTGACAAAGAGGCAAATACCGGAGAAATTATGGATAGGATGACAAATGAAACTATTTTGATTCAAAATGCTATAGGCGAAAAGGTAATTCTGAAGTTCTAAACTCTCTCTCTTGATGAACAAACATTCCAACTTTGTTTCTTATCGCTGGAAATACCTATAGGTAGGCAAGTTTTTACAGCTTTCAGCATCGTTCTTTGGAGGGTTCGTGATAGCTTTCACGAAGGGATGGATTCTTGCTCTCGTCTTGCTTTCCGTGATTCCTGTTCTAGTTATCTCTGCTGCTTTAATGACTGTCCTCATATCGAAGTTGACATCACGTGGACAATCCGCATATTCTGCAGCAGCTGTTGTTGCTGAACAAACCGTTAGCTCGATAAGAACTGTAAAGAAAACTCATGACACCTGTATCACTTCTTCCTTTTCTTAGGTTTGGGATGAAGTTCTTACTTTGATTGATTGCATGTGTAGGTTGCATCTTTCACAGGGGAAAAGCAAGCTGTCGCTAAGTATGAAAAATTTCTATATAGAGCTTATGAAGCTGGTGTGCACGAGGGGTTGGCTGCTGGATTAGGTTCTGGTGTATTTATGTTAGTTCTATTCAGCAGTTATGCCTTAGCAATATGGTTTGGTGCGAAGATGATTATACACAAAGGATACTCGGGTGGAGATGTACTGAACATAATAATGGCCGTTCTTATGGGATCTCTGTAAGTTTCAGTTCTAATGTTTGCTGTATGTCAATTCAACATACAAGTCGGAAGCTTGTTTCATGTGCATAGATTTGTAAGTAAATTTCATTTGGCTATTTAGTTCTTTAGGACAGGTATCACCATGCTTGAGTGCATTTGCCGCTGGTCAAGTTGCTGcttataaaatttatcatgcaATATCAAGAAAACCAGAAATAGATCCTATCAGTGCAGAAGGAAGGGTATTGAAAGACATCAAGGGGGATGTTGAGCTTCATGACGTGCACTTTAGCTACCCTTCTAGGCCAAACGAGAACATATTTATCAGGTTTTCTCTACGAGTTCCAAATGGGACAACACTAGCTTTGGTTGGAGAAAGCGGAAGCGGAAAATCAACGGTCATAAATCTTGTCGAGAGGTTTTATGATCCACAAGCTGGCGAAGTGCTGATTGATGGCATTAATATCAAAGAATTTCAGCTCAGATGGATTAGAGGAAAAATCGGGCTCGTAAGCCAGGAACCTGTGTTGTTTGCTTCGAGTATTAAAGACAACATTTTATATGGGAAGGATGGTGCATCCATTGAAGAAGTTGAAACTGCTGCAGAACATGCCAATGCTGCTAAGTTCATAGATAAGCTGCCTCAGGTAACACACTTCTTTTTTCTAGTTGTACATTAACATTTGtagggtgcaataattgtcgaGCGAGCGAACCGTAACGCTTGAGctactgtgcggtttaaaagatttgatttgcacCATTACCAACaactatagtttttggtaaaacgacaTTTATCAACCATTTTCATCTAGAAAGCCTTTTGAGATACTTATCGTTTGGACTTCTATACTTCCAGGGGCTAGACACGATGGTTGGGCAGAATGGGATTCAACTATCCGGAGGGCAGAAACAGAGGATAGCTTTAGCCAGGGCAATCTTGAAAGATCCAAGGATTTTACTTCTAGATGAAGCTACAAGTGCACTTGATGCGGAATCGGAGAGAGTAGTGCAGGAAGCACTGGACAGGGTCATGATCAACAGAACAACACTTATTGTGGCGCATCGGTTAAGCACAGTGAAGAACGCCGATGCCATTGCTGTTATTCAGCATGGAAAGATTGTGGAAGAAGGTCCTTCTAATCATAAAAACATTCGTATTCCGCAAGATTTTATTAGATTCtgctcgatttttttttaaatattaccaTATCTAATGCTTGTTAATAGCCATTCATTTCGAGAATAGGAAGGATCCGACTCTTACGCTTCAACTGTCCAGGTTCACATTCAGAATTGACGCAAGATCTTGATGGGGCATACAGTCGACTCATCCGATTGCAAGAATTTAACAAAGCTTCACCTCAAAATTCTTTAAATGATAAATCTGGGGCAGAGATTACCTCGGATTCTGGACAACAGTCGAGCCAGCATATCTCATTCTTACGATCCTTAAGCAGAGGATCATCAGAAACAGGAAACAGCAGCCGGCATTCATTCTCGTTGTCAATGGGTGTCCCCCTTCCGGTCAATGAATTGCATTCATCACTTGGGGACCCGAAAAATCTAACTTTATCACAACACAAAGTGGAGCATAAAATCCCACTATGCCGGTTGGCTCGTCTTAATAAACCCGAAATTCCGGAGTTACTACTTGGTTCTTTAGCTGCAGGTGTCAATGGCGCCATATTACCACTCTTTGGGTTCCTATTCTCCAGCGTGGTAACAACATTCTATCAGCCGGCTCACAAGCTTTGGAAGGAATCTAAATTTTGGGCTTTCATGTTCGTTCTTCTCGGTTTGGTGTCTCTTCTGGCTACCCCTCTAAAGACGTACTTCTTTTCCGTGGCAGGGTGTAAGTTGATTAAACGAATAAGACTAATGTGCTTTGAAAAAGTCGTTCACATGGAAATAAGTTGGTTCGATAAAATGGAGAACTCGAGCAGTTTAATAAGCTCACGGCTATCAACAGATGCAACATCTGTTAGAAGtttagtcggggattcacttgGATTACTTGTACAAAATATAGCAACAGCTGCGGTTGGTTTGATAATTAGTTTCACGGCTAGCTGGCAACTGTCTCTCATAGTTTTGTTCCTGCTACCTCTTATTGGACTCAATGGGTATCTTCATATGAAATTTATTGCAGGATTTAGTGCTGATGCTAAGGTCAATGTTCTGCCAGAACTTCTGAACCTTAAAATCTTTAATCCAAATACTCATTCAAGTCATTCATTCTTTTCACAGAAATCATACGAGGAAGCGACTCAAGTTGCAGGTGATGCTATTGGAAGTATACGGACTGTTGCTTCATTTTGTGCAGAAGTAAAAATACTAAACCTACACAAGGAAAAATGTGAAGTTCCCTTGAGACTAGGAACCAAACAAGGCCTATTAAGCGGAGCAGGTTTGGGAATATCCTTGTTTTTTCTTTATTCAGTTTATGCTGTAAGTTACTATGCTGGAGCTCGATTAGTTGACGCTGGAAAGATAACGTTTGGTCACGTTTTTCGGGTAAGTGGAGGTTTTTTTtcattatatgcatattttttgtTTCGAAGCAGATACTGATTTTTAATATTTGGCAGGTTTTTCTTGGTCTTAGTATGACAGCCGTGGCAATATCTCAATCAGGGGCCCTCGCACCGGACTCCGGCAAAGCCAGGGCAGGTGCTGCTTCTATATTTACATTTCTCGACCAGGAATTGAAAATAGACTCTTTGGACAACTCTGGgacgattttggaaaatgtGAAGGGTGACATTGAGTTTCGTAATGTTAGTTTTAAGTATCCAAGCAGACCTGATGTTCAGATTTTCAAAGATTTGTGCTTGGCCATTCACTCAGGCAAGGTACGTAGGAAAACAAGCCCATTTTTGTATCCAACAGAAAGTATTATCAAAATAAAGGCTATCAagctgatattttttttatcagacTGTTGCGCTCGTCGGTGAAAGTGGTTGCGGAAAATCGACCATCCTATCTTTGCTGCAACGATTTTATGATCCAGATGCAGGACAAATCACTCTAGATGGCGTCGAAGTTCAAACTCTGAAGTTGAAGTGGTTAAGAAAACAGATGGGGCTAGTAAGCCAAGAGCCTGTTCTATTCAACGACACAATTCGGGCCAACATTGCCTATGGAAAGGAAGGCAACGCCACGGAGACCGAAATTTTTGCTGCTGCGGAGTTGGCTAATGCACATAAATTCGTCAGTAGTTTACAAGAGGTATGTTATCTATTTGAAATCTATATGAAAATCGAATAGCTTTCATCTATGCGAATGATAAGTCAATAATTGATCGCAAATCATTATTTCATCCAAAGTTTGACTCAAATTCTACCAAATATTAAAGTCATAAATCATTC
The Primulina tabacum isolate GXHZ01 chromosome 9, ASM2559414v2, whole genome shotgun sequence DNA segment above includes these coding regions:
- the LOC142555220 gene encoding ABC transporter B family member 11-like translates to MAEVNQFDKETENGQNQTPGTTDIKRISNSGNEQIGDVNKVPFYKLFSFADSADYALMATGLVSAMGSGLCLPLMTLLFGELANSFGNNVGTRSVAHEVSKVSLKFVYLAVGSGIAAFSQVSCWMITGERQAVRIRNLYLRAILRQDIGYFDKEANTGEIMDRMTNETILIQNAIGEKVGKFLQLSASFFGGFVIAFTKGWILALVLLSVIPVLVISAALMTVLISKLTSRGQSAYSAAAVVAEQTVSSIRTVASFTGEKQAVAKYEKFLYRAYEAGVHEGLAAGLGSGVFMLVLFSSYALAIWFGAKMIIHKGYSGGDVLNIIMAVLMGSLSLGQVSPCLSAFAAGQVAAYKIYHAISRKPEIDPISAEGRVLKDIKGDVELHDVHFSYPSRPNENIFIRFSLRVPNGTTLALVGESGSGKSTVINLVERFYDPQAGEVLIDGINIKEFQLRWIRGKIGLVSQEPVLFASSIKDNILYGKDGASIEEVETAAEHANAAKFIDKLPQGLDTMVGQNGIQLSGGQKQRIALARAILKDPRILLLDEATSALDAESERVVQEALDRVMINRTTLIVAHRLSTVKNADAIAVIQHGKIVEEGSHSELTQDLDGAYSRLIRLQEFNKASPQNSLNDKSGAEITSDSGQQSSQHISFLRSLSRGSSETGNSSRHSFSLSMGVPLPVNELHSSLGDPKNLTLSQHKVEHKIPLCRLARLNKPEIPELLLGSLAAGVNGAILPLFGFLFSSVVTTFYQPAHKLWKESKFWAFMFVLLGLVSLLATPLKTYFFSVAGCKLIKRIRLMCFEKVVHMEISWFDKMENSSSLISSRLSTDATSVRSLVGDSLGLLVQNIATAAVGLIISFTASWQLSLIVLFLLPLIGLNGYLHMKFIAGFSADAKKSYEEATQVAGDAIGSIRTVASFCAEVKILNLHKEKCEVPLRLGTKQGLLSGAGLGISLFFLYSVYAVSYYAGARLVDAGKITFGHVFRVFLGLSMTAVAISQSGALAPDSGKARAGAASIFTFLDQELKIDSLDNSGTILENVKGDIEFRNVSFKYPSRPDVQIFKDLCLAIHSGKTVALVGESGCGKSTILSLLQRFYDPDAGQITLDGVEVQTLKLKWLRKQMGLVSQEPVLFNDTIRANIAYGKEGNATETEIFAAAELANAHKFVSSLQEGYNTMVGERGVQLSGGQKQRVAIARAMLKGPRILLLDEATSALDAESERVVQDALDRVILNRTTIIVAQRLSTITNADVIAVVNDGVIAEEGKHEDLIHKKDGIYASLVALQAAGA